The Flavobacterium jumunjinense genome includes a region encoding these proteins:
- a CDS encoding DMT family transporter, with protein sequence MSKRTLAIIGATFVAMIYGSTFTIAKDVMPTYVQPFGFILIRSIGATILFWLLTFFAPKEKIDKKDFPRIMAAAFFGVAFNQLTFFKGLSYTSPISASVIMVTAPIIVLILSAILIKERIEIKKVIGIIIGLTGTSILILYGKSIGNSSNANWGNFLVFTNAFSYAIYLIIVKKLISKYHAFTFIKWIYSFGLLFVIPFGYSEFNAIEWQSIPIDIYYKIGFVVFFTTFLAYLINLMAMKQLKPTTLSVFIYLQPLFAASFAISLGKDELNLIKITSAVLIFIGVYLVTQKKATSN encoded by the coding sequence ATGTCTAAAAGAACCCTAGCTATAATAGGGGCTACATTTGTTGCAATGATTTATGGGTCAACGTTTACTATTGCGAAAGACGTAATGCCAACCTATGTACAACCCTTTGGTTTTATTCTAATTAGGAGTATTGGCGCTACTATTCTTTTTTGGCTATTGACTTTTTTTGCACCAAAAGAAAAAATCGACAAGAAAGACTTCCCAAGAATTATGGCTGCTGCTTTTTTTGGAGTTGCTTTTAATCAGCTAACTTTTTTCAAAGGCCTAAGCTATACTTCACCAATTAGCGCATCGGTAATAATGGTTACTGCTCCAATTATTGTATTAATATTATCTGCAATTCTTATTAAAGAGCGAATTGAAATAAAAAAGGTAATTGGAATAATTATTGGCCTAACCGGTACTTCAATTTTGATTCTTTACGGAAAATCTATTGGAAACAGTTCAAATGCAAATTGGGGAAACTTTTTAGTTTTTACTAATGCCTTTTCGTATGCGATTTATCTTATTATTGTAAAAAAATTGATTTCTAAATATCATGCATTTACTTTTATAAAATGGATTTATTCATTTGGTTTACTCTTCGTAATTCCTTTCGGTTACTCTGAATTCAACGCAATAGAATGGCAGTCTATTCCTATTGATATTTACTACAAAATTGGATTTGTTGTTTTCTTTACTACGTTTTTAGCCTACTTAATAAACTTAATGGCAATGAAGCAGTTAAAACCAACAACCCTTTCAGTTTTTATCTATCTACAACCTCTTTTTGCAGCTAGTTTTGCTATTAGTTTAGGTAAAGATGAACTAAATTTAATCAAAATAACATCTGCAGTTTTAATATTCATAGGTGTTTATTTAGTGACACAAAAGAAAGCAACAAGCAATTAA
- a CDS encoding YicC/YloC family endoribonuclease — translation MILSMTGFGKATKQLPNKKINVEIKSLNSKGLDLNMRMPSIYREMELGLRNEISQKLERGKVDFSLYIEITGEETSSKINAPIIKGYINQMKEILPEADVTELMKMAVRMPDALKIEREEIDEKEWSDIKLVINDALENIVTFRKDEGSSLEKEFQLRIANIRSYMDQALILDPERVKNIKERLQIAIDELKVNVDENRFEQELIYYLEKLDITEEKVRLNNHLDYFLETLNGNEANGRKLGFITQEMGREINTMGSKSNHAEMQKLVVMMKDELEKIKEQVLNVL, via the coding sequence ATGATACTATCCATGACAGGCTTTGGTAAGGCTACGAAACAATTACCAAACAAAAAGATTAATGTTGAAATAAAATCGTTAAATAGCAAAGGACTCGATTTAAACATGAGAATGCCTTCTATTTACAGGGAAATGGAATTAGGTCTACGTAATGAAATCTCTCAGAAACTAGAGCGTGGAAAAGTTGATTTTTCTTTATATATTGAAATCACAGGAGAAGAGACTTCTTCAAAAATAAATGCTCCAATTATAAAAGGATACATTAACCAGATGAAAGAAATTCTTCCTGAGGCTGATGTTACCGAATTAATGAAAATGGCTGTTCGAATGCCAGATGCATTAAAAATTGAACGCGAAGAGATAGATGAAAAAGAATGGAGTGATATTAAACTTGTAATTAACGACGCGTTAGAAAACATTGTTACTTTTAGAAAAGACGAAGGATCTTCACTTGAAAAAGAGTTCCAATTGCGAATAGCAAATATTCGTTCGTACATGGATCAAGCTTTAATTTTGGATCCTGAACGTGTAAAAAATATCAAAGAGCGTTTACAAATAGCTATTGACGAACTAAAAGTGAACGTAGACGAAAATCGTTTTGAACAAGAATTAATCTATTATCTAGAAAAATTAGACATCACTGAAGAAAAAGTGCGTTTAAACAATCATCTAGATTATTTTCTAGAAACATTAAATGGCAACGAAGCTAATGGTAGAAAATTAGGATTCATTACTCAAGAAATGGGAAGAGAAATCAACACTATGGGTTCTAAATCGAACCATGCTGAAATGCAAAAATTAGTTGTAATGATGAAAGATGAACTAGAAAAGATTAAAGAACAGGTTTTGAATGTACTATAA
- the gmk gene encoding guanylate kinase → MTKGKLFVFSAPSGSGKTTIVRHLLEKEDLNLEFSISCATREPRGQEIDGTDYYFISWEKFKQHIKDEDFIEWEEVYTDNFYGTLKAEIERIWALGKHVIFDIDVVGGLRIKHKFPEETLAVFVKPPSVDELKRRLKLRSTESEDKINMRIAKASVELATAPQFDKIIKNYDLDTAKEEAYQLVKNFLQK, encoded by the coding sequence ATGACTAAAGGAAAATTATTTGTGTTTTCTGCACCTTCGGGTTCAGGTAAAACAACAATAGTAAGACATTTATTAGAAAAAGAAGATTTAAACTTAGAGTTCTCTATTTCTTGTGCTACTCGTGAGCCAAGAGGTCAAGAAATAGATGGAACCGATTACTATTTTATTTCTTGGGAAAAATTTAAACAACACATTAAAGACGAAGACTTCATTGAATGGGAAGAAGTTTATACCGATAATTTCTACGGTACTTTAAAAGCAGAAATAGAACGTATTTGGGCTTTAGGCAAACATGTTATTTTTGACATTGATGTTGTGGGCGGATTACGTATTAAACACAAATTCCCTGAAGAAACGCTAGCTGTTTTTGTAAAACCTCCAAGTGTAGACGAATTGAAACGCAGGTTAAAATTACGATCTACTGAAAGTGAGGACAAAATCAATATGCGTATTGCAAAAGCTTCGGTTGAATTAGCGACTGCTCCACAATTTGACAAAATCATTAAGAATTATGACTTAGATACAGCAAAAGAAGAGGCATATCAGTTGGTCAAGAATTTTTTGCAAAAATAA
- the nadD gene encoding nicotinate (nicotinamide) nucleotide adenylyltransferase, producing the protein MKIGLYFGTFNPIHIGHLIIANHMAEHSDLDEIWMVVTPHNPHKKKSSLLDDYHRLHMVHLATEEYSHIKPSDIEFKLPQPNYTVHTLAHLQEKYPSYEFSLIMGEDNLNSLHKWKNYEVILQNHDIYVYPRLNSGEMDDQFVNHPKIHRIGAPVIELSSTFIRKNIKNGKNIIPILPPKVWKYIEHNLFYTK; encoded by the coding sequence ATGAAAATCGGATTATACTTTGGGACTTTTAACCCTATTCACATTGGTCATTTAATTATTGCCAATCATATGGCTGAACATTCGGATTTAGATGAAATATGGATGGTTGTTACACCTCATAATCCTCATAAAAAGAAAAGTTCTCTTTTAGATGACTATCATCGTTTGCACATGGTTCATTTAGCAACAGAAGAATATTCACATATAAAACCTTCTGATATTGAATTTAAATTACCGCAACCTAATTATACGGTGCATACTTTGGCTCATTTACAAGAAAAATATCCTAGCTATGAATTTTCTTTAATAATGGGTGAAGACAATTTGAATTCGCTACACAAATGGAAAAACTATGAAGTGATTCTTCAAAATCATGACATTTATGTTTATCCAAGATTAAATTCAGGAGAAATGGACGATCAATTTGTAAATCATCCTAAGATTCACAGAATTGGTGCTCCAGTAATTGAATTATCATCTACTTTTATTAGAAAAAATATTAAAAACGGAAAAAATATTATTCCAATACTTCCTCCTAAAGTATGGAAATATATAGAACATAATTTGTTTTACACAAAATAA
- a CDS encoding nicotinate phosphoribosyltransferase, which translates to MNPLLLTDGYKVDHRRQYPNGTTLVYSNWTPRKSRIEGIDEVVFFGLQYFIKKYILEDFQTHFFNKPKEEVAKKYARRINNYLGENQVGIQHIEDLHDLGYIPMVFKALPEGVSVPIRTPMFTMYNTKPEFFWLTNYFETLLSAVVWMPCNSATIAKQYRKVLDKYANETSSITEFVDWQAHDFSMRGMAGIEAAVISAAGHLLSFTGTDTIPAIEFLEEYYNANSDKELIGGSVAATEHSVMCMGTTEGEYDTFKRLICEVYPKGIVSIVSDTWDLWKVLTDYLPRLKEEIISREGKVVVRPDSGDPILILCGNPNGKSEQERKGVVELLWDTFGGTTNEKGYKELIPQIGAIYGDSITIERATQICEELKKKGFASTNVVLGIGSFTYQYNTRDTFGFAMKATYGEVNGEGRAIFKDPITDDGTKKSAKGLMKIDLIDGNYTLTDNVSWYEEQQGEMKEVFRDGKLLIDHPLEDIRKRVR; encoded by the coding sequence ATGAACCCATTACTATTAACCGACGGTTACAAAGTAGACCACAGAAGACAATATCCAAACGGAACAACCTTAGTCTATTCCAACTGGACGCCAAGAAAATCAAGGATTGAAGGTATTGATGAGGTTGTTTTCTTCGGTTTACAATATTTTATCAAAAAATACATACTAGAAGATTTTCAAACGCATTTCTTTAATAAACCAAAAGAAGAAGTAGCTAAAAAATATGCCCGTAGAATCAATAATTATTTAGGTGAAAACCAAGTTGGAATTCAACATATTGAAGATTTACACGATTTAGGTTATATTCCAATGGTATTTAAAGCTTTGCCGGAAGGAGTTTCTGTGCCTATTCGTACACCTATGTTCACGATGTACAATACAAAACCAGAATTCTTTTGGTTAACCAACTATTTTGAAACTTTATTATCAGCAGTGGTTTGGATGCCATGTAATTCGGCTACTATTGCGAAACAATACCGAAAAGTATTGGATAAATATGCTAATGAAACATCTTCGATCACCGAATTTGTAGATTGGCAAGCACACGATTTCTCTATGAGAGGAATGGCTGGAATTGAAGCAGCCGTAATTTCAGCAGCCGGACATTTATTGAGTTTTACAGGAACAGATACCATTCCAGCAATTGAATTTTTAGAAGAATATTATAATGCCAATTCAGATAAGGAATTAATAGGTGGTTCAGTAGCAGCAACTGAACATTCTGTTATGTGTATGGGAACAACCGAAGGAGAATATGACACTTTCAAAAGATTAATTTGCGAAGTCTATCCAAAAGGAATTGTTTCTATCGTTTCTGATACTTGGGATTTGTGGAAAGTACTAACGGATTATTTACCAAGATTAAAAGAAGAAATTATAAGCAGAGAAGGAAAAGTAGTCGTTCGCCCAGATAGTGGTGACCCAATTCTAATTTTATGCGGAAATCCAAACGGAAAATCCGAACAAGAACGAAAAGGTGTAGTAGAATTGCTTTGGGATACATTTGGAGGAACCACAAACGAAAAAGGCTATAAAGAATTGATTCCGCAAATTGGAGCGATTTATGGCGATAGTATTACAATTGAGAGAGCGACTCAAATTTGTGAAGAGTTAAAGAAAAAAGGATTTGCGTCTACCAATGTCGTTTTAGGAATTGGTTCGTTTACGTATCAATACAACACACGTGATACTTTTGGCTTTGCCATGAAAGCGACTTACGGAGAAGTAAACGGAGAAGGAAGAGCCATTTTTAAAGATCCCATTACAGATGACGGAACCAAAAAATCAGCAAAAGGCTTAATGAAAATCGATTTAATTGACGGAAATTATACCTTAACCGATAATGTTTCTTGGTATGAAGAACAACAAGGCGAAATGAAAGAAGTGTTCAGAGATGGGAAATTATTGATAGATCATCCTTTGGAAGATATTCGTAAAAGAGTGAGGTAA
- a CDS encoding adenylosuccinate synthetase codes for MKKAKVVIGLGFGDEGKGITTDFLCSQNPEAIVIRFSGGQQAAHTVMLNEKKHIHSSFASGALRGLPSYFSEHCTIHPSLLYNEFLELKEKEGNTTLYIHPLAKVTTPFDVWQNQNNTKNLTHGSCGKGIGATMKRNEGTYKLFAIDLIGPKDFLIEKLKNIASYYGISNDNQLQNEVVYFLECIEKIDWKITTYEVLNNYETFIFEGSQGILLDMDHGVFPNVTYANTTSKNAIEICKQLDIQDIELFYVSRCYTTRHGSGWMPNEENIQLVNNEEETCVYNEYQKELRFGKLDEELLLHALRIDQIYSNATKNNLVLTCLDQYQQEVDFDKLKTKFDAIYGSYAPESKFFKIIK; via the coding sequence ATGAAAAAAGCAAAAGTGGTTATTGGTTTAGGATTTGGAGACGAAGGAAAAGGTATCACAACCGATTTCCTTTGTAGCCAAAACCCAGAAGCTATAGTAATACGTTTTTCAGGTGGACAACAAGCCGCACATACAGTAATGTTAAACGAAAAAAAACACATACATTCTAGTTTTGCTAGTGGTGCTTTACGTGGTTTACCATCTTATTTTAGTGAACATTGTACTATTCATCCATCACTTTTGTATAATGAATTTCTAGAATTAAAGGAAAAAGAAGGAAATACAACACTATATATTCATCCGTTAGCCAAAGTAACCACGCCTTTTGATGTTTGGCAAAATCAAAATAACACTAAAAATTTAACGCACGGTTCTTGTGGAAAAGGAATTGGAGCAACTATGAAGCGCAATGAAGGTACGTACAAGTTATTTGCCATAGATTTAATAGGTCCGAAAGATTTTCTGATTGAAAAATTGAAAAATATAGCTTCTTATTATGGCATTTCTAATGATAATCAGTTACAAAATGAAGTAGTTTATTTCTTAGAGTGTATTGAAAAAATAGACTGGAAAATAACTACTTATGAAGTTTTAAATAATTATGAAACCTTTATCTTTGAAGGCAGTCAAGGCATTTTGCTAGATATGGATCATGGTGTGTTTCCTAATGTAACGTATGCGAACACAACTTCTAAAAACGCAATAGAAATTTGTAAGCAATTAGATATTCAAGATATAGAATTGTTTTATGTATCAAGATGTTACACTACTAGACATGGAAGTGGTTGGATGCCAAATGAAGAAAATATCCAATTGGTAAATAATGAAGAAGAAACCTGTGTGTACAACGAATATCAAAAAGAACTTCGATTTGGAAAACTAGACGAAGAGTTGTTACTTCACGCCTTGCGAATAGACCAAATATATTCAAATGCAACAAAAAATAATTTAGTACTAACGTGTTTGGATCAATACCAACAAGAAGTTGATTTTGATAAATTAAAGACTAAATTTGACGCGATTTATGGTTCTTACGCACCAGAATCTAAATTTTTTAAAATAATAAAGTAA
- a CDS encoding metallophosphoesterase, giving the protein MKQKRTLVFGDIHGGLRALQQLFERAKITIDDRLIFLGDYVDGWNESAETVQFLIKTAENQECIFIRGNHDLWCGRWLELGASNPVWEEHGGKSTKESYLKTGYIINENHKVFFQNLKNYYIHKNSKLFLHAGFTSIHGVEKEQNESDYYFDRTLWETAVAMDKHLKKTSELYPKRLKHYNEIYIGHTPTINYGIDTPMNKANVWNIDTGAAFMGKLTCLDIETKEFWQSDVVQTLYPNEKGRN; this is encoded by the coding sequence ATGAAACAAAAAAGAACATTAGTTTTCGGAGACATTCATGGAGGATTAAGAGCTTTACAACAATTGTTTGAAAGAGCTAAAATCACTATTGATGATAGATTAATTTTTCTAGGAGATTACGTTGATGGTTGGAACGAATCAGCAGAAACAGTTCAGTTTTTAATAAAAACTGCTGAAAATCAAGAATGTATTTTTATTAGAGGAAATCATGATTTGTGGTGTGGAAGATGGTTGGAATTAGGAGCATCAAATCCTGTTTGGGAAGAACATGGAGGGAAATCAACCAAAGAGAGTTATTTAAAAACAGGTTATATAATTAACGAAAATCACAAGGTGTTTTTTCAGAACTTGAAAAATTATTATATACATAAAAACAGTAAGCTGTTCCTTCATGCAGGATTTACGTCTATTCATGGTGTTGAAAAAGAACAAAACGAGTCTGATTATTATTTTGATAGAACCTTATGGGAAACAGCAGTAGCTATGGATAAACATCTTAAAAAAACTAGTGAATTATATCCAAAGCGATTAAAACATTATAACGAAATTTATATTGGACATACTCCAACTATAAACTACGGTATTGATACCCCTATGAATAAAGCTAACGTTTGGAATATTGATACTGGAGCAGCTTTCATGGGGAAACTAACTTGTTTAGATATTGAAACGAAAGAATTTTGGCAAAGCGATGTAGTGCAAACATTATATCCAAATGAAAAAGGGAGAAATTAG
- a CDS encoding macro domain-containing protein, whose protein sequence is MLQVKLVYREEELGTAWKEDFKECPNVTIIGQDILEVECDAIVSPANSFGFMDGGLDLHLSEKLGWHLQEELQAQIAQLDERELLIGKSITLATGNEKIPFLISAPTMRVPMSFNIATSVNAYLAMKAILIACKNNEAIKTVAIPGLATGCGRMPFHIASNQMFLAYDEIINGNYKDYQTFGDTQKFQYRLNENGLIWDY, encoded by the coding sequence ATGTTACAAGTTAAATTAGTTTACAGAGAAGAGGAATTAGGAACAGCTTGGAAAGAAGATTTCAAAGAGTGTCCAAACGTTACCATAATTGGTCAAGATATTTTAGAAGTCGAATGCGATGCTATTGTAAGTCCAGCCAATTCTTTCGGATTTATGGATGGCGGTTTGGATTTGCATCTTTCTGAAAAACTAGGCTGGCATTTACAAGAAGAATTGCAAGCGCAAATTGCACAATTAGATGAAAGAGAATTACTCATTGGAAAATCCATTACTTTAGCTACAGGAAATGAAAAAATTCCGTTTCTAATTTCTGCACCAACTATGCGTGTACCAATGAGCTTTAATATTGCCACTTCAGTAAATGCTTATTTAGCAATGAAAGCCATTTTAATTGCTTGCAAAAATAATGAAGCCATTAAAACAGTTGCAATTCCAGGATTGGCAACAGGATGTGGAAGAATGCCATTTCATATTGCATCTAATCAAATGTTTTTGGCTTATGACGAAATAATAAACGGAAATTATAAGGACTATCAAACCTTTGGAGATACTCAAAAATTTCAATATCGATTGAATGAAAATGGATTAATTTGGGATTATTAA
- a CDS encoding RNA 2'-phosphotransferase, translating to MIETKDISKFLSLVLRHTPEKIVLTLDENGWANVDELITQCNKFHKKLDSTLLDYVVENNDKKRFAFNEDKTKIRASQGHSISVELELKEVEPIHFLYHGTVDKFIQAIRKEGLQKMSRQHVHLSQDRETAIKVGSRRGKPVILSINAPKMYQDGFKFYISENGVWLTNEVPVAYIEF from the coding sequence ATGATAGAAACAAAAGATATAAGCAAATTCCTTAGTTTAGTACTAAGGCATACACCAGAAAAAATAGTCTTAACCCTAGATGAAAACGGTTGGGCAAATGTAGACGAACTCATTACACAATGTAATAAGTTTCATAAGAAATTAGATAGTACGCTACTCGATTATGTAGTAGAAAACAATGATAAAAAACGATTCGCTTTCAATGAAGACAAAACCAAAATAAGAGCTAGTCAAGGGCATTCCATTTCGGTTGAATTAGAATTAAAAGAAGTCGAACCCATTCATTTTCTATATCATGGAACAGTGGACAAATTCATACAAGCCATTCGAAAAGAAGGGTTGCAAAAAATGAGCAGACAACACGTGCATTTGAGTCAAGACAGAGAAACAGCCATAAAAGTGGGAAGCAGAAGAGGGAAACCTGTAATTTTGAGTATCAACGCACCAAAAATGTACCAAGACGGTTTCAAATTTTACATATCAGAAAACGGAGTTTGGTTAACCAATGAAGTACCAGTAGCGTACATTGAATTTTAA
- a CDS encoding Sir2 family NAD-dependent protein deacetylase has product MKKIVLLTGAGISAESGIQTFRDADGLWHNHKVEDVASPEGWRKNREVVLEFYNERRRKLKEVVPNEAHHLVKQLEEHFEVQIITQNIDDLHERAGSTNILHIHGELNKMCSSLNRKLVYDCFEDIKIGDKAEDESQLRPDIVWFGEDVPLYPVAIEMVKQADIFMVIGTSLQVYPAANLLSFIKHDAQLIIINPDHDGGNYGGRAIYVKENATTGMQKVFDVLVKEAK; this is encoded by the coding sequence ATGAAAAAAATAGTACTATTAACAGGAGCAGGAATCAGTGCAGAAAGTGGCATCCAAACCTTCAGAGATGCTGACGGATTATGGCACAACCACAAAGTAGAAGATGTAGCGTCACCAGAAGGATGGAGAAAAAACAGAGAAGTAGTATTAGAATTCTATAACGAAAGAAGACGAAAACTAAAAGAAGTAGTACCAAATGAGGCGCATCATTTAGTAAAACAATTAGAAGAGCATTTCGAAGTACAAATCATCACGCAAAATATAGACGATTTACACGAAAGAGCAGGCTCAACCAATATTTTACACATACATGGCGAACTAAATAAAATGTGTTCATCACTCAATAGAAAATTAGTGTACGATTGTTTTGAAGACATAAAAATTGGTGACAAAGCAGAAGACGAATCGCAATTACGACCAGATATTGTTTGGTTTGGAGAAGATGTACCTTTATATCCTGTAGCTATCGAAATGGTAAAACAAGCCGATATCTTTATGGTAATTGGAACTTCTTTACAAGTCTATCCAGCAGCTAATTTGTTGAGCTTTATAAAGCATGATGCTCAACTAATCATTATCAATCCAGATCACGATGGAGGTAATTATGGAGGAAGAGCTATTTATGTAAAAGAAAACGCAACAACAGGCATGCAAAAAGTTTTTGATGTTTTGGTAAAAGAAGCAAAATAA
- a CDS encoding ADP-ribosylation/crystallin J1: MKTITLYRPVGLKEMELITASNFKTFPPRLEWQPIFYPVMNQEYAAQIAREWNTPDEFSSYCGIVTAFEVDSEYLQQFEIQNVGDKNHNELWIPSEELRTFNENIVGEIKIKQVFYGEKYQPSQNETLNKKLKEIDAL, from the coding sequence ATGAAAACAATAACATTATATCGTCCAGTCGGATTAAAAGAAATGGAATTAATTACAGCAAGTAATTTCAAAACCTTTCCACCAAGATTAGAATGGCAACCCATATTTTATCCAGTGATGAACCAAGAATATGCAGCACAAATAGCAAGAGAATGGAACACACCCGATGAATTTTCAAGCTATTGTGGCATAGTAACGGCTTTTGAAGTGGATAGTGAGTATTTACAACAATTCGAAATTCAAAATGTAGGTGATAAAAACCATAACGAATTATGGATTCCATCAGAAGAATTAAGAACATTCAATGAGAATATCGTTGGAGAAATAAAAATAAAACAAGTGTTTTATGGAGAAAAGTATCAACCTTCTCAAAATGAAACCTTGAATAAAAAATTAAAAGAAATAGATGCTCTTTAA
- a CDS encoding NADAR family protein, which yields MQEVIKFYSESGNYGEFSNFSNYPVKLKNKIWKTSEHYFQAQKFENKSYQDKIANALTPMKAAELGRSRKEKIKMNWDNLKDNVMYEVIKAKFTQYEELRVLLAETNEAIIIEHTENDNYWGDGGDGKGKNRLGKILMKVREELK from the coding sequence ATGCAAGAAGTGATAAAATTTTATAGTGAATCAGGTAATTATGGAGAGTTTTCAAACTTTTCCAATTATCCTGTGAAACTGAAAAATAAAATATGGAAAACATCAGAACATTACTTTCAAGCTCAAAAGTTTGAAAATAAGAGTTATCAAGATAAGATTGCCAACGCACTCACTCCAATGAAAGCCGCAGAACTAGGGAGAAGTAGAAAGGAAAAAATAAAAATGAATTGGGATAACCTTAAAGATAATGTCATGTATGAAGTAATAAAAGCAAAATTCACCCAATATGAAGAATTAAGAGTTCTACTAGCAGAAACGAATGAAGCAATTATTATTGAGCATACTGAAAATGATAATTATTGGGGAGATGGTGGCGATGGAAAAGGAAAAAATAGATTAGGAAAAATTCTAATGAAAGTAAGAGAAGAATTAAAATGA
- a CDS encoding DUF4291 domain-containing protein, producing the protein MKQNQEIRADYNRDTIIVYQAYGEKIAIPAIKNKKFQEPFSFSRMTWIKPSFLWLMERSNWANKSNQEYILAIRIRRDKWDEALNMGVLTHPDSNVYSSGHEWEEKFNQAKVHIQWDPERNFKGTKLNYQSIQVGISRFLIQEYNEEWIVDIEDYTPLVKKIRTLIKEGKYKEAQRLLPNEKVYSINSEIGNKIAKNSK; encoded by the coding sequence ATGAAACAGAATCAAGAGATTAGAGCAGATTATAACAGAGACACCATCATAGTATATCAAGCTTATGGTGAAAAAATAGCGATTCCTGCAATAAAAAATAAAAAGTTTCAAGAGCCTTTTTCATTTAGTAGAATGACATGGATAAAGCCTTCTTTTTTATGGTTAATGGAAAGGAGTAATTGGGCAAACAAATCCAATCAAGAATATATTTTGGCGATAAGAATAAGAAGAGATAAATGGGATGAAGCATTAAATATGGGAGTCTTAACACATCCAGACTCGAATGTTTATTCTTCAGGACACGAATGGGAAGAAAAATTTAATCAAGCAAAAGTTCATATTCAATGGGATCCAGAGCGTAATTTTAAAGGAACTAAATTAAACTATCAGTCTATACAAGTGGGAATTAGCAGGTTTTTAATTCAAGAATATAATGAAGAATGGATTGTAGATATTGAAGATTATACTCCTTTGGTTAAGAAGATCAGAACACTTATTAAAGAGGGTAAGTATAAAGAAGCTCAAAGGTTATTACCAAACGAAAAAGTATATTCGATTAATAGCGAAATTGGAAATAAAATTGCCAAAAATTCAAAATAA
- a CDS encoding 2OG-Fe(II) oxygenase, with translation MKKIIYNKDIFVIENFLSKEECKVLIEKSEQIGYEEAKVQTGANTQSMLKSVRDNDRILYKDEALANQLYERALPLLSNEIGNYDRIGLNELFRFYKYSPGQRFKMHRDGSFKRNEREKSFFTFLIYLNEEFEGGATEFEDLFTIQPKTGDLLVFYHPYRHEGKKIESGYKYALRSDIMYRMKEELK, from the coding sequence ATGAAAAAGATCATTTATAACAAAGACATATTTGTAATAGAAAACTTCCTTTCCAAAGAAGAATGTAAAGTTTTAATTGAGAAAAGTGAGCAAATTGGTTATGAAGAAGCTAAAGTGCAAACGGGAGCCAACACGCAATCTATGTTAAAAAGTGTAAGAGACAATGATCGGATTTTATACAAAGATGAAGCATTGGCTAATCAATTATACGAAAGAGCATTGCCGTTATTATCTAATGAAATTGGAAATTATGATAGAATAGGATTAAACGAACTTTTTCGTTTTTATAAATACAGTCCAGGACAACGATTTAAAATGCACAGAGATGGAAGTTTTAAAAGAAATGAAAGAGAAAAAAGTTTCTTCACTTTTCTAATCTATCTCAACGAAGAATTTGAAGGTGGAGCAACCGAATTTGAAGATTTATTTACCATCCAACCTAAAACAGGTGACTTATTGGTTTTTTATCATCCGTACAGACATGAAGGCAAAAAAATAGAAAGTGGTTACAAATATGCATTACGAAGTGATATTATGTATCGAATGAAAGAAGAATTAAAATGA